One Bacillota bacterium genomic window, TATTGCTCTATATTTTAATAAAACAAAAGTCAAAAAAGGCAGTATCAAATATATAAAAAAACGCAAATCAAATTGATTTGCGTTTTTAGGAAATTGTCTTATTTATTTGGAGTATTTTTAACTTTGCAAGTATTAATGCCAAATAAGGAATAAAGTCCACATACACCCATGATTGCTGTTGCGATCATGATGACTGCAGGGATTAAAAACCAATAGCTAACTGCGAAAGATAAAACTACAAATCCAACACCTAATATAGCACGGACTATTCTATCAATCTTGCCAACATTTTTTTTCATTTAAATCACCTCTTGCTTTTATTATACGCTGATTATTTTATAATACATAATACAATGCTTAGAGATTTTCTCTCATATACAGAATTT contains:
- a CDS encoding DUF2892 domain-containing protein, whose amino-acid sequence is MKKNVGKIDRIVRAILGVGFVVLSFAVSYWFLIPAVIMIATAIMGVCGLYSLFGINTCKVKNTPNK